In one window of Candidatus Zixiibacteriota bacterium DNA:
- a CDS encoding C10 family peptidase: protein MCVFMRSNPYGFAMKIPLLLTILILLAASSVTATVSTVEEAETVCQNWLTYIVYHTGDWGGAMSPQIIGADDIYADDILLARCFHISPIGYVIVPVLKEMPPVKLYSVESNYDVNQEHGLSQMMREIFAQRAEVYIDFYGSLEADQASKDYYIFNDSHRQQWLRYVKSPDHFMAEELGKDAMQTVGPLLTNVWSQDYPYNTDCPPGNPVGCVATAMSQVMHYYNCPPSGVGTHSYWWYPDSGDPVYFTADFRDTYEWDLMPDQFLWPYTDEMIDAVAELCFEVGVSVDMDYAPDGSGAYFEDIAPALQNYFRFNSGMQRLWRSSTTAYTWFTYYIKPEIDAGRPIIYGITGHAFICDGWQDGGTNMYHLNYGWGGSQNAWYAIDDYFCDWGCSMAHESLLRYIRPYPDWDEDGVDNDIDNCPMIPNTNQADGDDDGVGDLCDNCVYAYNPEQGDADGDGDGDYCDPDADDDGILNESDNCWLVDNAAQENSDTDELGDDCDNCDFVDNPEQYDEDSDGTGDFCDGELHIQSYQVEIPPGYLGVYYYYQFWCVGGTAPYYWTKLAGQPPYGTVFANGTVGTVSGTPSYIPAGEDSAISIITVKLEDSSNPVLSDTIAVKIIVYRDEPQPPYVCGDADGSAGVDIDDVVFLIAYIFSGGPAPDPLESGDSDCSGAIDIDDVVYTISYIFSGGPPPCDPDDNGTPNC from the coding sequence ATGTGTGTATTTATGAGGAGTAATCCGTACGGGTTCGCTATGAAGATCCCCCTTCTGCTGACAATATTAATCCTGCTCGCGGCATCTAGTGTCACTGCCACGGTCTCGACTGTTGAAGAGGCGGAGACAGTCTGTCAGAACTGGCTGACCTATATCGTCTACCACACAGGTGACTGGGGTGGTGCCATGAGTCCACAGATCATCGGTGCGGATGACATATATGCCGACGACATACTTCTTGCGAGATGCTTTCATATCTCACCGATCGGATATGTGATCGTGCCGGTTCTGAAAGAGATGCCTCCGGTGAAGCTCTACTCGGTTGAGAGCAATTATGACGTTAATCAGGAGCACGGCCTATCTCAGATGATGCGTGAGATATTTGCACAACGAGCGGAGGTTTACATTGATTTCTATGGCAGCCTTGAGGCGGATCAGGCTTCCAAAGACTATTACATATTCAATGATTCACACAGACAGCAATGGTTGAGGTACGTGAAAAGCCCTGATCACTTCATGGCCGAAGAACTCGGCAAGGACGCGATGCAGACTGTCGGACCGCTGCTGACGAACGTTTGGAGTCAGGATTACCCTTACAACACAGATTGTCCTCCCGGCAACCCGGTCGGCTGTGTGGCGACTGCCATGTCTCAGGTGATGCACTATTATAACTGCCCACCATCAGGTGTCGGGACGCACAGTTACTGGTGGTATCCTGATTCAGGCGACCCTGTCTATTTCACTGCTGACTTTAGAGATACCTATGAATGGGATCTTATGCCCGATCAGTTCTTATGGCCGTACACTGACGAGATGATCGACGCTGTGGCCGAACTTTGCTTTGAGGTAGGTGTATCGGTTGATATGGATTACGCGCCTGACGGTTCTGGCGCTTACTTTGAGGATATCGCACCGGCGCTTCAAAACTACTTCCGATTCAACAGCGGCATGCAACGCTTGTGGCGCAGCTCCACGACTGCCTACACTTGGTTTACATACTACATCAAACCTGAGATCGACGCAGGCCGCCCAATCATCTACGGGATCACCGGACATGCGTTCATCTGTGATGGTTGGCAGGACGGTGGCACCAACATGTATCACCTCAACTATGGTTGGGGTGGCAGTCAGAATGCATGGTATGCTATCGATGATTACTTCTGCGACTGGGGCTGCTCGATGGCTCATGAGTCCCTGTTGCGGTATATCAGACCGTACCCTGACTGGGACGAAGATGGCGTTGACAACGATATTGACAATTGTCCGATGATACCTAATACGAATCAGGCTGACGGAGATGATGATGGCGTCGGAGACCTGTGCGACAACTGCGTGTATGCCTATAATCCGGAACAGGGTGATGCTGACGGTGACGGCGACGGTGACTACTGCGATCCGGATGCGGACGATGATGGTATTCTCAATGAAAGTGACAACTGCTGGCTGGTCGATAATGCGGCGCAGGAGAACAGTGATACAGACGAACTTGGCGATGACTGTGATAACTGCGACTTCGTGGACAACCCGGAGCAATACGACGAGGACAGCGACGGGACAGGAGATTTCTGTGATGGCGAACTGCACATCCAGAGCTACCAGGTTGAAATCCCGCCCGGCTATCTGGGCGTTTACTACTACTATCAGTTCTGGTGTGTAGGCGGAACTGCGCCGTACTATTGGACCAAACTTGCGGGGCAGCCGCCCTATGGTACAGTGTTTGCTAACGGAACGGTTGGGACTGTGTCAGGGACGCCGTCATATATCCCTGCTGGAGAAGACTCTGCAATATCTATTATCACAGTCAAGCTAGAGGACTCAAGCAATCCGGTTCTTTCTGACACAATCGCTGTGAAAATCATCGTGTACCGCGACGAACCACAGCCACCATATGTTTGTGGAGATGCCGATGGTAGCGCAGGGGTCGATATCGATGATGTGGTCTTCCTGATTGCCTACATCTTTTCCGGAGGACCCGCTCCTGATCCGTTAGAATCCGGAGATTCGGATTGCTCGGGAGCGATTGACATCGATGACGTAGTATACACAATTTCCTATATATTCAGCGGTGGCCCGCCTCCGTGCGACCCTGATGATAACGGCACACCGAACTGCTGA